A section of the Arabiibacter massiliensis genome encodes:
- a CDS encoding DegV family protein encodes MPMSFEIVTDSSSNLVEEMIDDFGLHILPLTFMVDGEQYQSYLKGEHTDLAQFYTMMREGKVITTSLPNLADSEALMRGLLEQGRDILYLGFSSGLSGTFEATELLIRDLAAEFPERTLLAVDTLAASGGEGLLVWHAVQRARAGATIEEVRDWVEQNKLHLAHWFTVDDLMFLFRGGRVSKTAAWAGTMLNIKPVMHVDDEGHLIPLEKVRGRKKSLNALVDHMVKSAVQPIDEQMVFITHGDCLEEAEYVAEQVRERFGVKEVVINYVDPVIGAHSGPGTMALFFLADQR; translated from the coding sequence ATGCCCATGAGCTTCGAGATCGTCACCGATTCCAGCAGCAACCTCGTCGAGGAGATGATCGACGACTTCGGGCTGCATATCCTGCCCCTCACCTTCATGGTGGATGGCGAGCAGTACCAGAGCTATCTCAAAGGCGAGCACACCGACCTGGCGCAGTTCTACACCATGATGCGCGAGGGCAAGGTGATCACCACGTCGCTGCCGAACCTGGCCGACTCCGAGGCGCTCATGCGCGGCCTTCTGGAGCAGGGGCGCGACATCCTGTACCTGGGCTTCTCGAGCGGCCTTTCCGGCACGTTCGAGGCCACCGAGCTGCTCATCCGCGACCTGGCCGCCGAGTTCCCCGAGCGCACGTTGCTCGCCGTGGACACGCTGGCGGCCTCCGGCGGCGAGGGTCTGCTGGTGTGGCACGCCGTGCAGCGCGCCCGCGCCGGCGCCACCATCGAGGAGGTGCGCGACTGGGTGGAGCAGAACAAGCTGCACCTGGCCCACTGGTTCACGGTGGACGACCTCATGTTCCTGTTCCGCGGCGGGCGCGTGTCGAAGACGGCGGCCTGGGCGGGCACGATGCTCAACATCAAGCCGGTCATGCACGTGGACGACGAAGGGCATCTCATCCCGCTCGAGAAGGTGCGCGGGCGCAAGAAGTCGCTCAACGCGCTCGTGGACCACATGGTGAAGAGCGCCGTCCAGCCCATCGACGAGCAGATGGTGTTCATCACGCACGGCGACTGCCTGGAGGAGGCTGAGTACGTGGCCGAGCAGGTGCGCGAGCGCTTCGGCGTGAAGGAGGTCGTCATCAACTACGTCGACCCCGTCATCGGCGCCCACTCCGGCCCCGGCACGATGGCCCTGTTCTTCCTGGCCGACCAGCGCTAA
- the dinB gene encoding DNA polymerase IV translates to MAREFPHTDLHGADASADGGLPLEPWEGPAILLVDLDAFFASVEQLDHPAWRGKPVIVGGDPDKHGVVSTASYEARPFGVRSAMPSSTAKRLCPDAIWTHGHFDRYREMSDAIMDILRAETPHVQQVSIDEAFLDVTPTSVNREHPARVAQRIQRRVEELGVTCSVGVGTSKTIAKIASDMDKPRGLTVVYPGGERDFLAPLPVRTMSGIGAAAEEKLASRGIRTLGQLADADLRMLERVFGKLGRVMHVRANGGDDAPVEQDDAVKSVSNEMTFAHDLTRREDVEAAIATMAAKVGRRLRRKGLRGRTLALRVKFDDLSVRSVQRQLPRPSDDELAYTPLLYAMVDEMWRPGTPLRLVGVGMSGFAEEGAVQESLFDLSEAAPCDADVEPVVRDERKRRGLIEATDLVKDRFGEAAVRFGHELRNEENTTGSSSKNPADYK, encoded by the coding sequence ATGGCACGCGAATTCCCACATACCGATCTGCACGGCGCCGATGCCTCGGCGGACGGCGGGCTGCCCCTCGAGCCCTGGGAAGGGCCGGCCATCCTGCTCGTCGACCTGGACGCGTTCTTCGCCTCGGTGGAGCAGCTCGACCATCCCGCCTGGCGCGGCAAGCCCGTCATCGTGGGCGGCGACCCCGACAAGCACGGCGTGGTGTCCACCGCCTCCTACGAGGCGCGGCCTTTCGGCGTGAGAAGCGCCATGCCCTCGTCCACCGCCAAGCGCCTGTGCCCGGACGCCATCTGGACGCACGGGCACTTCGACCGCTACCGCGAGATGTCCGATGCCATCATGGACATCCTGCGCGCCGAGACGCCCCACGTGCAGCAGGTGAGCATCGACGAGGCGTTCCTCGACGTCACCCCCACGTCCGTGAACCGCGAGCACCCCGCGCGCGTGGCCCAGCGCATCCAGCGGCGCGTGGAGGAGCTGGGCGTGACGTGCTCGGTGGGCGTGGGCACGTCGAAGACCATCGCGAAGATCGCTTCCGACATGGACAAGCCGCGAGGCCTCACCGTGGTCTACCCCGGCGGCGAGCGCGACTTCCTGGCCCCGCTGCCCGTGCGGACGATGAGCGGCATCGGCGCGGCGGCCGAGGAGAAGCTTGCGTCGCGCGGCATCCGCACGTTGGGGCAGCTAGCCGACGCAGACCTGCGCATGCTCGAGCGCGTGTTCGGCAAGCTGGGGCGCGTAATGCACGTGCGGGCGAACGGCGGCGACGACGCGCCCGTGGAGCAGGACGACGCGGTGAAGTCGGTGTCGAACGAGATGACGTTCGCGCACGACCTCACGCGCCGCGAGGACGTGGAGGCCGCCATCGCCACGATGGCCGCGAAGGTGGGCCGCCGCCTGCGCCGCAAGGGCCTGCGCGGGCGCACGCTCGCGCTGCGCGTGAAGTTCGACGACCTGAGCGTGCGCTCGGTGCAGCGCCAGCTGCCGCGTCCGAGCGACGACGAGCTGGCCTACACGCCGCTGCTCTACGCCATGGTGGACGAGATGTGGCGACCCGGCACGCCGCTGCGCCTCGTCGGCGTGGGCATGAGCGGCTTCGCGGAGGAGGGCGCCGTGCAGGAGAGCCTCTTCGACCTGTCCGAGGCCGCGCCGTGCGACGCCGACGTCGAGCCCGTCGTGCGCGACGAGCGCAAGCGCCGCGGCCTCATCGAGGCCACCGACCTCGTGAAGGACCGCTTCGGCGAGGCCGCCGTCCGCTTCGGCCACGAGCTGCGCAACGAGGAGAACACCACCGGCTCCTCCTCCAAGAACCCCGCCGACTACAAATGA
- a CDS encoding histidinol-phosphate transaminase translates to MTMTQRDTGARSGVRACVTALPEQLLSPPYELRTEMNWIDFSGTANPLGTPPSFIRAMESALAAGELNYPPDREAHALRSVLARKYGLPVDSFLVGSTVGDMVRAIAQTYQPCTVGVAVPGPVEYALAAGNAGHRVVEIASPGGFVIPDPAAAERHGIRFDAAVLANPGYPTSRLLPQPTLRSYLEACGWVVVDERSIELTLGGESMVPLVSEHRNLVVVRSFCEPFAMPGIPISYCIAHPDTIAQIARFYDSSAVPMFAEVIGDLALSETAHLERTREFLDSEIPWLQCMLNLIPGIDIYPAEANYVMCSFDNGPDLALGVQSADELASRLQLAGFLIRKLEGTPGLDDGRYFCVAVRTREDNEKLIAALREIIIGC, encoded by the coding sequence ATGACGATGACGCAGCGAGACACCGGCGCGCGATCCGGCGTGCGCGCGTGCGTGACCGCCCTGCCCGAGCAGCTGCTCTCGCCGCCCTACGAGCTGCGCACCGAGATGAACTGGATCGACTTCTCGGGCACGGCCAACCCGCTGGGCACTCCCCCCTCGTTCATCCGCGCCATGGAATCCGCGCTGGCCGCCGGCGAGCTCAACTACCCGCCCGACCGCGAGGCCCACGCGCTGCGCAGCGTGCTGGCCCGCAAGTACGGCCTGCCCGTGGACTCGTTTCTGGTGGGCTCCACCGTGGGCGACATGGTGCGCGCCATCGCGCAGACCTACCAGCCGTGCACCGTGGGCGTGGCCGTGCCGGGCCCGGTGGAGTACGCGCTGGCCGCCGGCAACGCCGGGCACCGCGTGGTGGAGATAGCGAGCCCCGGCGGGTTCGTCATCCCCGACCCTGCCGCCGCCGAGCGCCACGGCATCCGCTTCGACGCCGCCGTGCTGGCGAACCCCGGCTACCCCACGAGCCGCCTGCTGCCGCAGCCGACGCTGCGCTCGTATCTGGAGGCGTGCGGCTGGGTGGTGGTGGACGAGCGCTCCATCGAGCTCACGCTGGGCGGCGAGAGCATGGTGCCGCTCGTGTCCGAGCACCGCAACCTCGTGGTGGTGCGCTCGTTCTGCGAGCCGTTCGCCATGCCGGGCATCCCCATCAGCTACTGCATCGCGCATCCCGACACCATCGCGCAGATCGCGCGCTTCTACGACTCATCGGCCGTGCCGATGTTCGCCGAGGTCATCGGCGACTTGGCGCTCTCCGAGACGGCGCATCTGGAACGCACGCGCGAGTTTCTGGACTCGGAGATACCGTGGTTGCAGTGCATGCTCAACCTCATCCCGGGCATCGACATCTATCCCGCCGAGGCGAACTACGTCATGTGCTCGTTCGACAACGGCCCTGACCTGGCCCTCGGCGTGCAGAGCGCCGACGAGCTGGCGAGCCGCCTGCAGCTGGCCGGGTTCCTCATCCGCAAGCTGGAGGGCACGCCGGGCCTCGACGACGGCCGCTACTTCTGCGTGGCCGTGCGCACGCGCGAGGACAACGAGAAGCTCATCGCCGCCCTGCGCGAGATCATCATCGGCTGCTAG
- a CDS encoding heavy metal translocating P-type ATPase produces the protein MKQTFDVTGMTCAACSARVEKATRAVDGVADVAVNLLKNSMEVELDGAPGAIEAVTAAVEKAGYGAFPRAARGAAPAARAAQARPVADAAAEARRVRTRLIVSAVFTVPLFYLSMGHMFGWPLPGFFLGDQNVMTFAFTQFLLLLPVIFVNFKFFRVGFKTLFRGAPNMDSLIALGSTASTAYGVYAIYKIGAALGAGDLHASHMAAMDLYFESAAMILTLITLGKWFEARAKGKTTDAIAKLMDLAPKEAVRLVDGREERVPADDVRQGDVLVVRAGEAVPVDGTVLEGAGTLDESVITGESVPVDKRPGDQVTGATMNRTGWFSMRADRVGDDTTLAGIIRLVDEATSTKAPIEKAADRISGVFVPAVIVIALVAFAAWMLGGSTFETALTHAVSVLVISCPCALGLATPTAIMVGTGRGAQSGILVKSAKALETAHAVRTAVLDKTGTVTEGAPSVTDVLSAPGVAKERLLELAVSIEGRSEHPLARAVVEHARAQGAYPLIVEAFEQAPGEGVSALVDDRPSLAGNLRMMEARGVAAGALADEAARLADEGKTPLFFAQDGKLLGVVAVADTVKPTSAAAIRELRAMGVRTVMLTGDNERTAAAIQREVGADEVVAGVLPQGKEREIRRLAEQGRVAMVGDGINDAPALARADVGIAIGAGTDVAIESADVVLMRSDLLDVPAAIQLSRATMRNIKQNLFWALAYNAVCIPVAAGALSAWGVNLNPMIAAAAMSLSSVCVVTNALRLRGWKPSLPEVPTAAPDAPVVESKPEEKEKTMEKTLHVEGMMCQHCVAHVKKALEAVDGVEEAVVDLDAKTAVAKMARDVPEEALAAAIADAGYEVK, from the coding sequence GTGAAGCAGACGTTCGACGTGACCGGCATGACCTGCGCGGCGTGCTCGGCGCGCGTGGAGAAGGCGACGCGCGCCGTGGACGGCGTGGCCGACGTGGCCGTGAACCTGCTGAAGAACAGCATGGAGGTGGAGCTCGACGGCGCGCCCGGCGCCATCGAGGCCGTCACGGCCGCCGTGGAGAAGGCGGGCTACGGCGCCTTCCCGCGCGCGGCTCGCGGCGCCGCGCCCGCAGCCCGCGCGGCCCAGGCGCGCCCCGTGGCCGACGCCGCCGCCGAGGCCCGCCGCGTGCGCACGCGGCTCATCGTGTCCGCCGTGTTCACCGTGCCGCTGTTCTACCTGTCGATGGGCCACATGTTCGGCTGGCCGCTGCCCGGGTTCTTCCTCGGCGACCAGAACGTGATGACGTTCGCGTTCACGCAGTTCCTGCTGCTCCTGCCCGTCATCTTCGTCAACTTCAAGTTCTTTCGCGTGGGCTTCAAGACGCTCTTCCGCGGCGCGCCCAACATGGACTCGCTCATCGCGCTCGGCTCCACGGCCTCCACGGCCTACGGCGTCTACGCCATCTACAAGATAGGCGCCGCGCTGGGCGCGGGCGACCTGCACGCCTCGCATATGGCCGCCATGGACCTCTACTTCGAGTCGGCGGCGATGATCCTCACGCTCATCACGCTGGGCAAGTGGTTCGAGGCGCGCGCGAAGGGCAAGACCACCGACGCCATCGCCAAGCTCATGGACCTCGCGCCGAAGGAGGCCGTGCGCCTCGTCGACGGCCGCGAGGAGCGCGTGCCGGCCGACGACGTGCGCCAAGGCGACGTGCTGGTGGTGCGCGCCGGCGAGGCCGTGCCGGTCGACGGCACCGTGCTCGAGGGCGCGGGCACGCTCGACGAGTCGGTGATCACCGGCGAGAGCGTGCCGGTGGATAAGCGCCCCGGCGACCAGGTGACCGGTGCCACGATGAACCGCACGGGCTGGTTCAGCATGCGCGCCGACCGCGTGGGCGACGACACCACGCTCGCGGGCATCATCAGGCTCGTCGACGAGGCCACCTCCACGAAGGCCCCCATCGAGAAGGCGGCCGACAGGATCTCGGGCGTGTTCGTGCCGGCGGTCATCGTCATCGCGCTCGTCGCCTTCGCCGCGTGGATGCTCGGCGGCTCGACGTTCGAGACGGCGCTCACCCACGCCGTCAGCGTGCTCGTCATCTCGTGCCCGTGCGCGCTGGGGCTGGCCACGCCCACGGCCATCATGGTGGGGACGGGCCGCGGCGCGCAAAGCGGCATCCTCGTCAAGTCGGCCAAGGCGCTCGAGACGGCCCACGCCGTGCGCACCGCCGTGCTCGACAAGACCGGCACGGTCACCGAGGGCGCGCCGAGCGTGACCGACGTGCTGAGCGCGCCGGGCGTCGCGAAGGAGCGCCTGCTCGAGCTGGCCGTGTCCATCGAGGGCCGCTCCGAGCACCCGCTCGCGCGCGCCGTGGTGGAGCATGCCCGCGCCCAGGGGGCCTACCCGCTCATCGTCGAGGCGTTCGAGCAGGCGCCCGGCGAGGGGGTGTCCGCGCTCGTGGACGACCGCCCGTCGCTCGCCGGCAACCTGCGCATGATGGAGGCGCGCGGCGTCGCCGCGGGCGCGCTGGCCGACGAGGCCGCGCGGCTGGCCGACGAGGGCAAGACGCCGCTGTTCTTCGCGCAGGACGGCAAGCTTCTGGGCGTCGTCGCCGTGGCCGACACGGTGAAGCCCACGAGCGCCGCGGCCATCCGCGAGCTTCGCGCCATGGGTGTGCGCACCGTCATGCTCACCGGCGACAACGAGCGCACGGCCGCCGCCATCCAGCGCGAGGTGGGCGCCGACGAGGTGGTGGCGGGCGTGCTTCCGCAAGGCAAGGAGCGCGAGATCCGCCGCCTCGCCGAGCAGGGTCGCGTGGCCATGGTGGGCGACGGCATCAACGACGCGCCCGCCCTCGCGCGCGCCGACGTCGGGATAGCCATCGGTGCCGGCACCGACGTGGCCATCGAGAGCGCCGACGTCGTGCTCATGCGAAGCGACCTACTGGACGTGCCCGCCGCCATCCAGCTCTCGCGCGCCACCATGCGCAACATCAAGCAGAACCTGTTCTGGGCCCTCGCGTACAACGCCGTGTGCATCCCCGTGGCCGCCGGCGCGCTCTCGGCGTGGGGCGTGAACCTCAACCCCATGATCGCGGCCGCCGCCATGTCCCTGAGCTCGGTGTGCGTGGTCACGAATGCGCTGCGCCTGCGCGGATGGAAGCCGAGCCTGCCGGAGGTGCCGACGGCCGCGCCGGATGCGCCCGTCGTGGAAAGCAAACCCGAAGAGAAGGAGAAGACCATGGAGAAGACCCTGCACGTGGAGGGCATGATGTGCCAGCATTGCGTCGCGCATGTGAAGAAGGCCCTCGAGGCCGTTGACGGCGTGGAGGAGGCCGTCGTGGACCTCGACGCCAAGACCGCCGTGGCGAAGATGGCCCGCGACGTTCCGGAGGAGGCCCTGGCCGCCGCCATCGCAGACGCCGGCTACGAGGTGAAGTAG
- a CDS encoding metal-sensing transcriptional repressor yields MGEEACCCHRKETPRSEELQGDLHRRLNRAIGQLNGVKAMIDDNRYCGDVLTQLAAAESAVHRVSALLLQDHLETCVVEQIQRGNVEVVDEVMQLLQKFSR; encoded by the coding sequence ATGGGCGAGGAGGCGTGCTGCTGCCACCGCAAGGAGACGCCGCGCTCCGAAGAGCTGCAGGGCGATCTGCACCGGCGGCTCAACCGCGCGATAGGCCAGCTCAACGGCGTGAAGGCCATGATCGACGACAACCGCTACTGCGGAGATGTGCTCACGCAGCTCGCAGCGGCGGAGAGCGCCGTGCACCGCGTGTCGGCCCTTCTGCTGCAGGACCATCTGGAGACATGCGTGGTGGAGCAGATCCAGCGCGGCAACGTGGAAGTGGTCGACGAGGTCATGCAGCTCCTCCAGAAGTTCTCCCGCTAG
- a CDS encoding DUF308 domain-containing protein has protein sequence MTTVHSVKDVKEIKLSQKVAIAAILLLPFVGLFCLLLPAYAEEALPWLLGVPMVLSGAGSIVAVARERNLEAGETSVGAAIVLVVLGLVTVVHGANSTTFIGIIWGLLGLEKGAGEFDDIIGSIKAKEPFLLSLAICVFELVLAVLLILNPFANIEHHLLLLGVELIIYPFKLHREQGRLRLEAEA, from the coding sequence ATGACCACCGTCCATTCCGTGAAAGACGTCAAGGAGATCAAGCTCAGCCAGAAGGTGGCCATCGCGGCTATCCTGCTACTGCCGTTCGTCGGGCTGTTCTGCCTGCTCCTGCCCGCCTATGCCGAAGAGGCGCTTCCGTGGCTGCTCGGCGTTCCCATGGTGCTCTCCGGCGCGGGCAGCATCGTGGCCGTGGCGCGCGAGCGGAACCTGGAGGCCGGCGAGACCAGCGTGGGCGCGGCCATCGTGCTGGTGGTGCTGGGCCTGGTCACCGTCGTGCACGGCGCGAACTCCACCACGTTCATCGGCATCATCTGGGGGCTGCTGGGCCTGGAGAAGGGCGCCGGCGAGTTCGACGACATCATCGGCAGCATCAAGGCGAAGGAGCCCTTCCTGCTCTCGCTCGCCATCTGCGTGTTCGAGCTGGTGCTGGCGGTGCTGCTCATCCTGAACCCGTTCGCCAACATCGAGCACCACCTGCTCCTGCTGGGCGTGGAGCTTATCATCTACCCCTTCAAGCTGCACCGCGAGCAGGGCAGGCTCCGGCTGGAAGCGGAAGCGTAG
- a CDS encoding SOS response-associated peptidase family protein — translation MCRRFIMIDRDEVMAIAREIARDLQGREGELASLDPLEAYRPFLSQPADPAGGAAREAFPSSTVALIAPTGCGAQLAVADMTWGFEVPWKRGPVFNTRIETALDDPSCMWAESLARRRCIVPARAFFESHGSETVPSPRTGKPVKRQYAFERPDGAPLLLAGIHDQGRFSLVTTEPNAAVAPVHDRMPLALDAAESADWLAGDLAGLVDRSALALARSK, via the coding sequence ATGTGCCGGCGCTTCATCATGATCGACCGCGACGAGGTGATGGCCATCGCCCGCGAGATCGCGCGCGACCTGCAGGGACGCGAAGGCGAGCTGGCGTCGCTCGACCCGCTGGAGGCGTACCGGCCCTTCCTGTCGCAGCCTGCCGACCCGGCCGGCGGGGCCGCGCGCGAGGCCTTCCCCTCCTCCACTGTGGCGCTCATCGCGCCCACGGGCTGCGGGGCGCAGTTGGCCGTGGCCGACATGACCTGGGGATTCGAGGTGCCGTGGAAGCGCGGTCCCGTGTTCAACACGCGCATCGAGACGGCGCTCGACGATCCGTCGTGCATGTGGGCCGAGTCGCTCGCGCGCAGGCGCTGCATCGTGCCGGCGCGCGCGTTCTTCGAGTCGCACGGGAGCGAGACGGTCCCCAGCCCGCGCACCGGCAAGCCCGTGAAGCGCCAGTACGCCTTCGAGCGGCCCGACGGCGCGCCGCTTCTGCTGGCCGGCATCCACGACCAGGGGCGCTTCTCGCTGGTCACCACGGAGCCGAATGCCGCCGTAGCGCCCGTGCACGACCGCATGCCGCTCGCGCTCGACGCCGCCGAGTCGGCCGACTGGCTGGCCGGCGACCTCGCAGGGCTCGTCGACCGCAGCGCGCTCGCGCTCGCCCGCTCAAAATGA
- a CDS encoding DMT family transporter: protein MGAPTQARGHVYALVTVLVWAVTFVSTKVLLVHLAPIEILFFRFVIGFAALAALRPRRLRVEGLAQEKWFMLAGATGVTLYYLLENIALTFTTASIVGVVVAAAPLFTGILSAVVLKERLHAPFFLGFVLAMAGVCLVSFAGSGVGAEGMGGTGLVGMALALAAAATWAVYSVVTKKVAAFGFDSILVTRRTFAWGLLFMVPTLPFLGFSPDWASLGALEMWGNLVFLGLGASALCFVTWNLAVRALGPVRTSLYIYLVPALTVLASAAVLGDPLTPPVILGVVLTIGGLLLSERGK from the coding sequence ATGGGCGCCCCGACCCAGGCGCGCGGGCACGTCTACGCGCTGGTCACGGTGCTCGTGTGGGCCGTCACCTTCGTGTCCACGAAGGTGCTGCTCGTCCATCTCGCGCCCATCGAGATCCTCTTCTTCCGCTTCGTCATCGGCTTTGCGGCGCTCGCCGCGCTGCGTCCGCGCCGCCTGCGCGTGGAGGGCCTCGCGCAGGAGAAGTGGTTCATGCTGGCCGGCGCCACGGGCGTGACCCTGTACTATCTGCTGGAGAACATCGCGCTCACGTTCACCACCGCCTCCATCGTGGGCGTGGTGGTGGCCGCCGCGCCCCTGTTCACGGGCATCCTGTCGGCCGTCGTGCTGAAGGAGCGCCTGCACGCGCCGTTCTTCCTCGGGTTCGTGCTGGCCATGGCGGGCGTGTGCCTGGTGAGCTTCGCTGGGTCGGGCGTGGGCGCGGAGGGCATGGGCGGGACGGGGCTCGTCGGCATGGCCCTCGCGCTGGCCGCAGCCGCCACGTGGGCCGTCTACTCCGTGGTGACGAAGAAGGTGGCGGCGTTCGGCTTCGACAGCATCCTGGTGACGCGCCGCACGTTCGCCTGGGGCCTGCTGTTCATGGTGCCCACGCTGCCTTTCTTGGGTTTCTCGCCGGACTGGGCCTCGCTCGGCGCGCTCGAGATGTGGGGCAACCTGGTGTTTCTAGGCCTGGGGGCGAGCGCGCTCTGCTTCGTCACGTGGAACCTGGCGGTGCGCGCGCTCGGGCCGGTGCGCACGAGCCTCTACATCTACCTCGTGCCGGCGCTCACCGTGCTGGCCTCGGCCGCCGTCCTGGGCGACCCGCTCACGCCGCCCGTCATCCTGGGCGTGGTCCTTACCATCGGCGGCCTGCTCCTCTCCGAGCGCGGGAAGTAG
- a CDS encoding AraC family transcriptional regulator, with protein METLEEWNARADVAGARLADPDMGAEHRRIAPYPACPGVELVTLEGIVQPFPLHFHGFWTVGQIVRGRRRTVCRGEERVLGPGDLVLFGPGEVHGCQPVGEEPLFYRSVVVPDELFEVPRGARFSRAFVRDPELAEAVARVYALASDESAEALERQEALAALVGRAAAHCDAPAGEDDAPLGEAVERARALLDESLVTGVSLDELAQAAGLSRYHFLRVFSARAGLTPHRYLQAARANRARSLLAAGATPAEAAAGAGFSDQAHMTRVFKALFGLTPARYRAAADRAAGRGR; from the coding sequence ATGGAGACGCTTGAGGAATGGAACGCGCGCGCGGACGTGGCGGGTGCGCGCCTGGCCGACCCCGACATGGGGGCGGAGCATCGCCGCATCGCGCCGTATCCCGCGTGCCCGGGCGTCGAGCTCGTGACGCTCGAGGGCATCGTGCAGCCGTTCCCCCTGCATTTCCACGGGTTCTGGACCGTCGGGCAGATCGTGCGCGGGCGGCGGCGCACCGTCTGCCGCGGCGAGGAGCGGGTGCTCGGCCCCGGCGACCTGGTCCTCTTCGGACCCGGCGAGGTGCACGGCTGCCAGCCGGTGGGGGAGGAGCCGCTCTTCTACCGCAGCGTGGTGGTGCCCGACGAGCTGTTCGAGGTCCCGCGCGGGGCCCGCTTCTCGCGCGCGTTCGTCCGCGACCCTGAACTGGCCGAAGCCGTCGCGCGCGTCTATGCCCTGGCCTCGGACGAGTCCGCCGAGGCGCTCGAGCGGCAGGAGGCCCTCGCCGCTCTCGTCGGCCGGGCGGCCGCGCATTGCGACGCGCCCGCAGGGGAGGACGACGCGCCCCTCGGCGAGGCGGTCGAGCGCGCCCGCGCCCTCCTCGATGAGAGCCTGGTCACCGGCGTCTCGCTCGACGAACTCGCACAGGCCGCGGGCCTGTCGCGCTACCACTTCCTGCGCGTATTCTCGGCCCGGGCCGGCCTCACGCCGCACCGCTACCTGCAGGCCGCCCGCGCGAACCGCGCACGCTCGCTGCTGGCCGCGGGCGCGACGCCTGCCGAGGCGGCGGCCGGCGCCGGGTTCTCCGACCAGGCGCACATGACGCGCGTGTTCAAGGCGCTCTTCGGCCTCACGCCGGCGCGCTACCGGGCCGCCGCGGACCGCGCGGCCGGGAGGGGCCGCTAG
- a CDS encoding 4Fe-4S dicluster domain-containing protein, translating into MKRKIIEIDEAACNGCGLCASACHEGAIGLVGGKARLLRDDYCDGLGDCLPACPTGAITFVEREAAAYDEAAVQAAKQALRAGSSELTTWPVQIKLAPVQAPYFAGARLLVAADCTAFAYAGFHRDFMRGCVTLVGCPKLDGVDYAEKLSAILAGNDVASVTVARMQVPCCGGLEHAVRAAVARSGKDVPVDVAVISTQGELLERR; encoded by the coding sequence ATGAAGCGGAAGATCATCGAGATAGACGAGGCGGCCTGCAACGGCTGCGGACTGTGCGCGAGCGCGTGCCACGAGGGCGCGATAGGCCTGGTGGGCGGCAAGGCGCGCCTTCTGCGCGACGACTACTGCGACGGGTTGGGCGACTGCCTTCCCGCGTGCCCGACCGGCGCCATCACCTTCGTGGAGCGCGAGGCCGCGGCCTACGACGAGGCCGCCGTGCAGGCGGCGAAGCAGGCCCTGCGCGCGGGATCGTCCGAGCTGACGACGTGGCCCGTCCAGATCAAGCTCGCGCCCGTGCAGGCTCCGTACTTCGCCGGGGCGCGCCTGCTCGTGGCGGCCGACTGCACCGCCTTCGCCTACGCCGGGTTCCACCGCGACTTCATGCGCGGGTGCGTCACGCTCGTCGGCTGCCCGAAGCTCGACGGGGTGGACTACGCGGAGAAGCTCTCCGCCATCCTCGCCGGCAATGATGTGGCTTCGGTCACGGTGGCGCGCATGCAGGTGCCTTGCTGCGGCGGCCTGGAGCACGCCGTCCGCGCCGCCGTCGCGCGCAGCGGCAAGGACGTTCCCGTCGACGTGGCTGTCATCTCCACGCAAGGCGAGCTGCTCGAGCGCCGCTGA
- a CDS encoding metalloregulator ArsR/SmtB family transcription factor produces MKRDEANEAAGAASAHDNGCACGSAEHPTPDHPPEGLPDEELLYDLADLFKTFGDTTRIKILYALMARELCVADLADLIGATQSAVSHQLRTLKQARLVKFQRDGKNVIYSLSDDHVYTMLAQGMTHICE; encoded by the coding sequence ATGAAGAGAGATGAAGCGAACGAGGCGGCCGGAGCCGCGAGCGCGCACGACAACGGCTGCGCCTGCGGCAGCGCGGAGCATCCGACGCCCGACCATCCGCCGGAGGGCCTGCCCGACGAGGAGCTGCTCTACGATCTGGCCGACCTGTTCAAGACGTTCGGCGACACCACGCGCATCAAGATCCTCTACGCGCTCATGGCGCGCGAGCTGTGCGTGGCCGACCTGGCCGACCTCATCGGCGCCACGCAAAGCGCCGTGTCGCACCAGCTGCGAACCCTCAAGCAGGCGCGCCTCGTCAAGTTCCAGCGCGACGGCAAGAACGTGATCTACTCGCTCTCGGACGACCACGTGTACACGATGCTCGCCCAAGGCATGACCCACATCTGCGAATAG
- a CDS encoding cation transporter → MRKAFKLQDLDCANCAAKMENAIKDIDGVNSATISFMTQKLVLDADDERFDAILDEAQRVCAKIEPDCVILH, encoded by the coding sequence ATGCGCAAGGCATTCAAGCTCCAGGACCTCGACTGCGCGAACTGCGCCGCCAAGATGGAGAACGCCATCAAGGACATCGACGGCGTGAACAGCGCCACGATCAGCTTCATGACGCAGAAGCTCGTGCTGGACGCCGACGACGAGCGCTTCGACGCCATCCTCGACGAGGCGCAGCGCGTCTGCGCCAAGATCGAGCCCGACTGCGTCATCCTGCACTAA